gTGTACTCATTTTATCATAAGTTTCTATATAGATACAATAAGATTAATGTACTCAGAAAGCTTACCTATGATAGCACCACAGTGCATATTCATATAAGGTTCTTCTCCTGTCAAAATCTCCCACAATGCGATGCCAAAGGAGAAAACATCTACCTGTCGGAATGGTTTGTTCAGATACAGATGATTGGTGATAGCCACAGTACTCTATGTATCTTTATGAAAGAAGTCTCACTTTCTCAGAAACCCGACTGCTATTTCCATTTAGTAATTCTGGAGCCATCCAAGGAAGTGTTCCTCGAACACCTCCTGAAACAAGCGTATTCCGCTTGATTCTTGATAGTCCGAAATCACCAACCTGAAGTTTGGTTAGTATTTAAATTTCAGATTAGGGCAGtattagaaaaagaaattaatccTCAAGGCAAAGACACAGTAAATTACCTTGCACACAGGCCGGTGAGGGTCGCCCAAGTTAACTAGCAAGTTGTCACACTTCAAATCAAAATGAACAATATTTTTCAAATGCAAGTATTCCATGCCAAAAGCAGCATCCAGTGCAATTATAACCTTTCTACGCTGATCCAATACTCTGCAATGGGAACCTAACTCAAGGTCCATTTTCCAAATTTAAAACtgagaagaaaatgagaaacaCATTAACTCACCGACCCTTCCTCAAGAGGACATGTCGTAATGACCCGTTTACCAAGTATTCTGTAACAGTGGCCAATGTTCCCCCAGGTCCATCTGGAACCACCCCATAGAAAGCTACTATATTGGGATGGTGAAGTGTGGAAAGTATTTTAGCCTCCCTCCAGAAATCTTTGGCCTGTAATAAGAGTGGATGGTGTTAAGTCTTTGGGTTTTCCAAAGGAGAAATTGAATCATGTCTGAATCAATATGGTTTTTCCTGGAAAGAACTTTGGCGAGTATTTTATGAAATCGAAAAATCTCATTCAATACTCAAACTTAAGAAGAACTAAGATGTTTCAGTTATGTCTTCAAGTCGGGACAAACCAGTTTTTCTTGTTCGGAGGATCTCCCAGCAAAGCAGCTCTTTTTTATTCTCTTGATTGCAACATCTGTCCCCCTCCACTTTCCATGAAATACTGTTCCAAAGGTGCCAGATCCTAACTCTTGTAGGTCTTCAAGATCAGAATTTCTTATGGTCTGCCCAAGTTTTGTGGTATTCAGTTGACATTACAAAATCAATTTTTGTCACACAGAAAAATCAGTGCCAAACTAGTAGGTAGCTAATTTCCACTAAGGTTTACTTTTTGCTAAGAGAAAAATACATTTTCATAAACGAATATTGCTCAAGTAAGAAGAACAACAACACATAAGAGAACGATAGCATCAAAGAACTTTCTAGAAGTAATCATGCTCCAAGAGGTCTCGAGCAGCTACGCCAGTTACATCTTAGCGTATTGCCAAAGGAGTGactgaaagaaagaaagaaagaccATTTGGTAGGTAGCTTTGGATTTTCCCAGCACCTATATAACTACTTAGTAAAAATATGATGCATCAAGTCACCTAACAACTCACAAACTTCAATAGAAGCAGAGAGCCATTCTCTAATGAGAATCTAGTCAACAACCAAATCTTATAGTTGTAGTAGTACAAAATCAATGTATTAAATTTCATATGTTTTCAATAAAGGTATTATAGTTATATAGTATGTTATACGATAATAACTTTCTCATCTTTCCATAAAATAGgataaaatttaatttgacaATTATCAGACATCATCTCAAAAGATAACTGACACGAGAAAGATGTGGTATCATGCTGAAAGTTATAATgtttaaaatatgaataaactTAAACTTGCATTATCAAACACATGCTTGTTTAGTGAGTTATGGGTTTATGAGGCGTAACAGGCATGCATATGTATGGTAATGCACATAAACATCTATTTGTACAGAAAATAGACATACCCAGACACCTTTGCAGAAAATTGGTACATACTACATGCAGTATGACACAAATATTAACTAAAGGTTTATGCATCTAACTTTcataatcaaagttattttatattttaaataaaaggaTTCTTCCCCACGCGATCATGAGCGAATGAAACGACAAATTTGAAGGAAAAACTTAGCATGCTAGAGAAGCTAGTGTAGTGGTGAACCTGCAAACCATAGATGCTAGCTTCCATTTCAATGACtgcagcttcactaaacgattCAATTGTAGTTACTTCATCAACTTCAACATTCTATATTTGAAGGTACAAGTAAATCAGATTCCACCAAAAATCAACACCTCATATTTGGAAATTGAAGTACTAATAATGTTATACATAATCATTTAATTCAGAGAGATGACTTTCAGTTCCTGGTGTATCTTCAGGGGACTCAGCAGCTTCATTGTGTTCATCTGGTTTTGGAATGGCATTTGTTGAGGAGGTAGGGATTACAAGTTGCAGAGCCGCATCTTCAACTTTAACAGGACCTTGCAGTATGCCAGATTTATGACAATTATTTGGGTACTGAGAGTTGCCAAAGGTGTCATTTACAATAATCAAGTCCTCCAGAGAATTTATGTAGggaattttcttatttttgcaTTCATGAGAACTTTCCATGTCACTAGACTTCATCACCATTTCCTTCTGGCTAGAGATGTCTCCGTCTATAGCATGGTCTAAGGTTGTTTCTGGAAATCTGAGATGATCTGTCAGGCATAAACGTGCACTAGAATTATCTAGATGAAGAACTGGATCGACACATTGTGACTGGGTATTTCCATTGGTTGAAACAGGATGAAGCACATGACTATCAAAGAAAGCTGTATCACAGTCAATTGCATGAGGTCCTGTTTGGCTCTTGATGAGAAATTCAGGTTCATTCTTACTTATTTGGCAGTTTCCAGAAAGCTCTTTCCAGTAATCAGCTGGATATTCTGCAGTACTAAATGATGAAGAAGAGTTTTTGCTTCCATTCATCTGCAACATAGACTTTGAGACATGAAGAGAGAGTTGTGAATCTGCGCGGCAGATTATTTGAGGCAAATTCTTTGTGTGCTCCAAAAACTCGTCATTTAAGATAGAATTCTTCTCAATGGCATAAGTTTCCCTATCCTGATCAACATAATCATTCTTCACCGGCATTAGTGTATCTTCCCCCCATTCAATAAAATCCTGGTTAAGATTGACAGTTTCATGAAAAACTTGATATTCATTCCTAGTTACTTGATCTTTTTCACGTTCCTTCTGGTCTTCAACTTCCTGAAGAGATGAAACAGACATTGCAAGGGATGGTAACTTTTCTCCAGTAAAAGCCAATGAAATCTTTTCTGTCTCTTGTCCTAAAGGGACACTTGATGACACTTCATTCGTTGGCTGTGATTCAAGAATACGATTGGTGTTTATCCAGTGAGAGTTGGCATTACCACCATTAACTGGAGAAAAACCAAATTTATCTTGAGAAGGAACTAACTTTTCGGAATGTGGTGGCACATTCGAAAAACCTACCCTAGGATCGACAAACCTGGGAGCATATGGTGAAGGCTGAAAGTCTTTATTAGGCATATGAAACTGAGACATTACTAAAGGAGTAGCATGTGCTTGTACCATATAGTTGTTTTGATTTGAGCTATCCATAACAGGCTGCGTATCAACACACTGGTTATGGTAATAGACTGAAGCCTCAAAACAACGGGGATTTTTGTTTGCAGAGCTTTCCATAACATATGGAAAATTGCTCGTATATGCATATGAAGAATGAACATCTTCCCACCCTTTCATGTAGGAAGCATTGGGATCTGTAAACTGAAAAAGAGACAACGGAGATGGTGACACATAGGTCGTGGAAGGTAATTGAGGAGTACTAAAGACCTGTCCGCTAGGGCTTGAAAGTGTCCATGTGGTATTTAACGAACCACCTCCATTTTGATTTTCTAAATGACGAAAAGAAGCAGGGGAGTCCATTTGTAGAGCTGGACTCTCGACATTATTTGTCCACTGGCTTTCCAAGCTCTCCCTGCTGTAGCTTCTAAGAGGGCTAGAATCCACCATACCGTTAACAGCAACAACATATGGAGAATCGGCATCACCTTGCTGCATAGTCCTACCTTCTGAAGAATATGGACGCTCAAGATCACCAGAAGCAACAAGAAAAAGTCTCAATCGCTGAGATATTTTCCCTAGATCTTGATATTCTTCGATCATAAGATAAAGATCTTCATCAGAAGCCACAGATATAAGTGCATCCAGATCTTCACCGGGAAGTTGGTATTTGATCGTATGATGGTACTTACAGATCACCATAGTTTTTTTCAAAAGGTCCAGATAGGTTGCATTTTTCCCTAGCGATATAATCCGTGTATCACCACCAACATATCTAAGTTTCCCATCATTTGGTCGTGGCAATATTTTTCCTCCAAAACTGCATAGGAATTTTAAGTTTACTGAAAATGATCCTGATCCTTTACTAGAACTCAGATTTGAAAGAGGAGACCCTGATGAGGAGACAAGTGGACCAGATGGACCGCCAGTATCCAAATTCCCGGAAAACTCTCTATGATTCTGCCCATTCACCTGCAATTCCCTGTAATATGCATTTGATCCATTCACAGAATACTTGGAATTCACCTCAACTGCATGTCCCTCGCCAGAAGAGAAATCTAAATAATCTGGACAACTATCAGTATCTCTTTTCCTAGTATCACGAAGACTTGTATTACGGTCATTCTGCACAACATCAGAACCTGTTTTACTCAGGGGGCTCTGATCGGAATCATTTGCAAGAGGAACTCTTCTCCTCAAAAATTCATCTAAAAATTCTTCCCCTGTCTGCACAGAGATGTTACGCAGGTTTATATTGTGATTACTTCGTGTCGAGCTGGGAGAATCAGCATCAGTCTGTCCACAGAACTTACTGTCCATGTCTACACTCAGAGATCAATTCCACTTGGAAGCACATTCTCAAGCAATCCATGTCTGTTTACGTATCTCTACAAAAATCATGCCGCCTTACAAGTAAAACCTCTCAATTCAATACGAACTCTCAGTACGACGTCGGATCCGGGGCTATATCACCTAATGTAATCAGTTAGCTAACAAGTAACGTTGTAAAACAGCTAGAATCCCAGTTTTCTCTTTATCGTTGCAATACACTATGCCTTCAATAACGATTAATCAAACACGCAGTAGAAAAGCCCCAATTGCTCGcgatattaatattaaatatctgGAGCAACAAAGACTATCACCAAAAGAGATGAAACTATGTCAGATGTTGAATAATACGATCAACgaaaaattaccaaaaaaaaaatcagcctTCAAATATACAGAAGAATTGAGCAACTAATCAAGACGggcaaaaaatgaaaaacagagCAAGGAGATGGTGGGAAACCCCAATTTGTTTTACCTGATTTCAATATGAAAATGTGACCAAGCTGTTACCCCATCTTTGTGCGATATTACTGGAAAACATTAAGGTGGAATTCGACAAAGGGGGGAAGGGGAAGGGAAGAATAAAATGATTGTTGAAGAATTGGGGTTTGGTTGCGAGGTGAAGATTGGTGGAGAGAAAGGGGGCGCTCCATGGGTTTCGGAATATCGACACATTTGCTAATACGAAATATAGAATACAAATGGCGCCAAAATCGCGCCAACTTATACAACTATAAAAACGAAATTAAAGAATGATTTTAGCCTTATTACATGATCTACAATCAATATAGCTAATCAGTGGGTAACTTAATAGGGGTGCTTAATCGGGGCTTAAATGGTTCTCCGGCTTTTGGTTAATCGGAACTGGAACTCAAAAACAATCGGTTAATTGAGGAACCGGGAACCGGAAAATAGGTTCGATTCCAgtaccggttccggttccggttcctaaCCGGGAACCggattaattcaattttttttatataatttaatatactaataaatctgacttaattgaattaatattgaatcgaagtaaaataatttgaaatattgagtgatttttagattttaaataGTGTTAATTTGCGAGCTCTGTTTTCTGaagtatttaaaatgtttaaacCGTGATACTTTGAATCTACAATTATTTCTCCAATCCATTTTTTACGAACTAATTATTATGAGTAGGACATTAtaagtttgtttttaattttcaatagaacttatacaaatacaatatcatttcatatgatacaaaatttaactttataacaAATTTCTATAACAATTCATTTAACATACGATTTTAATCTGTTTGTGAATAATTTATTAACTAATCTGTTATAAACCAAAAGTCACAACAAgatcaattaatataaaaaattacattgaatatttgtttagcaaaaaaaatggaattcaattttaaaactcaTTTAAAAAATAGCTAAATTTTAgaactcatttttttataaaaaaattgccAACATAAACTAGTCCGATCTACTACATTtgacatcactcttactcatacatgaatattattgtattgttgttttgtattttttgtgtatatttttacaattatagatattatttgttatatttctagatgttggattattattttttaaaattataaataaattcgaattaaaaataCACATCGGTTCCAATTCTAGgatttatgaaaaattaaaactgaTTAACCGGTCTGGTTAGAACCGGAACCGACTGAATAAATAGGCATGCTGAGCCAATCTAATCACAATCTAAGTGAATAAGTTTCACGATTGAAGTAAAACATAAAATGCGTGCGATTATGAAATATAAGGTTAAATTTTACATGTTATCACATGGATGATTTAATGTTTGTACCTTCGTTATTAAagttttaataattatatatctaTAGGAAGAGAACATTTTATATTCCAATATATAATATTTGAACCTCTTACGGTTGAATTATTCACTTGCGGATTCAGGATCCTAAAACGAAAGGTGCGAAATAAAATTTATCGGAAGCTAACAGAGGGGGAGGGGCGACGTCGGAAGCTATCTGAGGGGGTGACAATGTTAAAATCACGTCCGGGTCCATGGTAGCAGATCGCCTGGGGGAGGGGCGGTCCGCCCCTCCTTCCCCTTGATCAGCCATGGCGTCGTTTTTGTTAATCAAATCAAAGTTATAGTACATAGCATTCCAATATTTTCTTATGCTAGACATCGAATGTTAAAAATTTTATGTGGCTCAAATTGTGGATGTAGGTTGCTTTAGCCATGAGTTTAAAGTTCATAACTATGGCAATAGTGGTGGATTAAGGTTTTGAACTTTTGATGGTGGTGTAGAGCTAGTATATTGAGTGGGTGTTGTTTTGTACGATGATAGAGCACATTGTTAGGTTTTACAGGTTGTGTGAGATGAAAAATTGCTACTTCTCCCGTCCGTGAAATAATGTCTCATGTTGCTATTTTGGGATGTCTTTGATTTAAagtctcatttgttttttttccattttaggtaAGAAAACCCACCATTCATTAACtcattatattcatatttttattataatactaataaataaaagtatgaTCGACTTTCCATTAATTCATTTTCCCATTCTTCtttacaaaatcaaacaatttcttttaaaacccgtgcttagtaaaaatgagactataaatgacggacgaagggagtaaaagACAAACAAGGATTGAAAGTTTGCATGCCAGATTAAAAAGGTAGTAGTTGAAAACATATCTCTGTGGTAAATTATGAGAGAatttgtaacatcccaaacttttagAAGTCAGAGCTCATAAATAAAAGAATAGCACTTATTAAAGTACTATGCAAAGTCATAAACTAGAAGCGAGTGGTCTCGCTTGTTGGGCAGCTACACGTGCCAAGTCACTACCCTCATTTTTGCTGGTAAAGTTGGAGTTTTCACGTGGCATGCTTAGGTTAACTTTTGGTTGTAAATAGTTGGTTTGCAAATGCAAAGTTGTGAGTtgtaacctttttttttttgctaagtgGGGTTGTAATATTTATCGAAACAGGTTaacattatttttgttatgtataATAAAGGTTGTGTTAACAGGTTAATTAGGTAGATATTTGTTTACCAATCGAACCGAAATGTGACACCACTTATTCACTTGTAAGGCCTTTTAGTTTTGGTAATTAAAATTGCACTCTTTCATAATATGAGTTTGAGACATACGACTCATTTTAGAGGAGTTTTTATGTTTATTCTTTTCCTTCACAAAATACATATTTGATCAAACAGATTTCATATATGAAcataaaagattaaaaaaagaataaatgaacagaataaaaatttaaaactaaaatttctCGTAGGGTAGTTTGAtcaatttatgtattttgtgagagaaaataacaaaaaaataaaaactaggAAAAAGGCATAAATCTTCTAaaatgaataagaaaaaaaatttaaaaatttaaatttctcaTTGGATAATTTAgtcaatttatatattttatgagagaaaataataaaaaataaataaataattgaaaaaacgGCATAAATATTCTGAAATGAAAAGTTTGCGTGCTCTGATCTCATATTCTGAAAAAGTGTGAATTCAATCCCCAAAACTGAAACATCACCAATTTAATTCCTATTAAAAGTTAGCGTGTCTAGGTACTTACTGAGTGTGGAAATAATAATAGGAGTAAACTAAATGGCTCCAAGGACCATATCAATCTACGACGAAGCTAACTAGCTAAGTCTTTGTTATTCTTAATACACACTTGTCTTCAACAGTTGAAGAAAGAAAATTGAAAGATGATTATATATCACTAGTAGAATAGTCTCTTATGTTTAATATTTTGTTACTTCCAAAATTAAGATTAATTTGACCATATGCTGCTTATAACAGTTTTTATGGTTATGGTGTCCATAGGCAGATAGGCTTATATGCTAGAATGTATTTATTCACTTCCAAAGAAATAATGATTTGAAAACAAAGAGGTGggtaaaatgaaaaaaaaataattatgataatattttaTACTAGGGTAAGCAGACAATTGAAATTACTATATATATTCACTTCTCGTCCAATTAGTTTTATGATTGAACTTTATAAATATCCATCATGGTATCAAAGCGGGTCACTACTGGCGGAGCCAACCCTTTAGCAAGTGGAGCATTTGCTCCTCCTCACCTCTTTTCCTTTGTTATATATTCATTACAAATtt
This DNA window, taken from Salvia splendens isolate huo1 chromosome 18, SspV2, whole genome shotgun sequence, encodes the following:
- the LOC121776579 gene encoding uncharacterized protein LOC121776579, yielding MDSKFCGQTDADSPSSTRSNHNINLRNISVQTGEEFLDEFLRRRVPLANDSDQSPLSKTGSDVVQNDRNTSLRDTRKRDTDSCPDYLDFSSGEGHAVEVNSKYSVNGSNAYYRELQVNGQNHREFSGNLDTGGPSGPLVSSSGSPLSNLSSSKGSGSFSVNLKFLCSFGGKILPRPNDGKLRYVGGDTRIISLGKNATYLDLLKKTMVICKYHHTIKYQLPGEDLDALISVASDEDLYLMIEEYQDLGKISQRLRLFLVASGDLERPYSSEGRTMQQGDADSPYVVAVNGMVDSSPLRSYSRESLESQWTNNVESPALQMDSPASFRHLENQNGGGSLNTTWTLSSPSGQVFSTPQLPSTTYVSPSPLSLFQFTDPNASYMKGWEDVHSSYAYTSNFPYVMESSANKNPRCFEASVYYHNQCVDTQPVMDSSNQNNYMVQAHATPLVMSQFHMPNKDFQPSPYAPRFVDPRVGFSNVPPHSEKLVPSQDKFGFSPVNGGNANSHWINTNRILESQPTNEVSSSVPLGQETEKISLAFTGEKLPSLAMSVSSLQEVEDQKEREKDQVTRNEYQVFHETVNLNQDFIEWGEDTLMPVKNDYVDQDRETYAIEKNSILNDEFLEHTKNLPQIICRADSQLSLHVSKSMLQMNGSKNSSSSFSTAEYPADYWKELSGNCQISKNEPEFLIKSQTGPHAIDCDTAFFDSHVLHPVSTNGNTQSQCVDPVLHLDNSSARLCLTDHLRFPETTLDHAIDGDISSQKEMVMKSSDMESSHECKNKKIPYINSLEDLIIVNDTFGNSQYPNNCHKSGILQGPVKVEDAALQLVIPTSSTNAIPKPDEHNEAAESPEDTPGTESHLSELNDYNVEVDEVTTIESFSEAAVIEMEASIYGLQTIRNSDLEDLQELGSGTFGTVFHGKWRGTDVAIKRIKKSCFAGRSSEQEKLAKDFWREAKILSTLHHPNIVAFYGVVPDGPGGTLATVTEYLVNGSLRHVLLRKGRVLDQRRKVIIALDAAFGMEYLHLKNIVHFDLKCDNLLVNLGDPHRPVCKVGDFGLSRIKRNTLVSGGVRGTLPWMAPELLNGNSSRVSEKVDVFSFGIALWEILTGEEPYMNMHCGAIIGGIVSDTLRPPVPERCDPEWRKLMEQCWSHEPEARPPFSEITRRLQGMSKAILPKRVNRVKR